One stretch of Pedobacter riviphilus DNA includes these proteins:
- a CDS encoding fasciclin domain-containing protein: protein MKNLILSAFAVITMAFTTQVYAQKNPMVGGAAMYATKDIVDNAVNSKDHTTLVAAVKAAGLVETLKSKGPFTVFAPTNAAFDKLPAGTVDNLVKPENKATLTTILTYHVVAGKMDSKAIAKAIKAGGGKAELKTVQGGKLWAWMEGKKLVLKDEKGGTSTVTIADVYQKNGVIHVVDTVLMPK from the coding sequence ATGAAAAATTTAATCTTATCCGCATTTGCCGTAATTACAATGGCATTCACTACTCAAGTTTACGCTCAAAAAAACCCGATGGTTGGAGGAGCAGCAATGTATGCAACTAAAGATATTGTAGACAATGCCGTAAATTCAAAAGACCATACTACACTGGTTGCGGCAGTTAAAGCAGCTGGCTTGGTAGAAACTTTAAAAAGCAAAGGTCCTTTTACCGTTTTTGCACCAACCAATGCTGCATTTGATAAACTTCCTGCCGGAACGGTAGACAATCTTGTTAAACCAGAAAATAAAGCAACTTTAACAACTATTTTAACTTACCATGTTGTTGCCGGTAAAATGGACAGCAAAGCAATTGCAAAAGCAATTAAAGCTGGCGGTGGCAAAGCTGAACTTAAAACTGTGCAAGGTGGTAAACTTTGGGCTTGGATGGAAGGCAAAAAATTAGTGTTAAAAGATGAAAAGGGCGGAACAAGCACCGTAACCATTGCAGATGTTTACCAAAAAAATGGGGTAATCCATGTTGTTGACACCGTTTTAATGCCAAAATAA
- a CDS encoding cupin-like domain-containing protein, which translates to MKFNLSPIDVVEDISKSDFELNYLKPRKPLVIKNMAKKWPAYQKWTMEYLKEVVGDKTVPLYDSSKADPSKPINASAAEMKFGDYIDLIKETPTDLRIFLFDPIKFAPKILEDYIAPKDLMGGFLDSYPNMFFGGKGSVTFLHYDIDLAHIFHTHFNGRKHVILFDYKWKERLYQIPYATYALEDYDVENPDFDKFPALKGVQGVEAFLEHGDTLFMPTGYWHWMKYLDGSFSISLRAWDKSWAVKAKSLYNLTLQRKFDDFMKANYREKYMHWKEELAVKRASRALEKNLPK; encoded by the coding sequence ATGAAATTCAATTTATCTCCGATAGATGTAGTTGAAGACATATCTAAATCAGATTTCGAACTGAACTACCTTAAACCACGTAAACCTTTGGTAATAAAAAATATGGCCAAAAAATGGCCTGCTTACCAAAAATGGACAATGGAATACTTGAAAGAAGTTGTTGGCGATAAAACTGTTCCGCTTTACGACAGTTCTAAAGCCGATCCTTCTAAACCGATAAATGCATCTGCAGCCGAAATGAAATTTGGCGATTATATAGACCTGATTAAAGAAACACCAACCGATCTGCGTATCTTTTTGTTCGATCCGATAAAATTTGCCCCGAAGATACTCGAAGATTACATCGCACCAAAAGATTTAATGGGTGGTTTTTTGGATAGCTACCCCAATATGTTCTTCGGCGGTAAAGGTTCGGTAACCTTTTTACACTACGACATTGATTTGGCGCACATTTTCCATACGCACTTTAATGGACGAAAACATGTGATCTTATTTGATTACAAATGGAAAGAACGTTTGTATCAAATTCCATATGCCACTTATGCCTTAGAAGATTATGATGTGGAAAACCCCGATTTTGATAAATTCCCTGCATTAAAAGGCGTTCAGGGTGTTGAAGCTTTTTTAGAACATGGCGATACCTTATTTATGCCAACCGGATACTGGCATTGGATGAAATACCTGGATGGTTCTTTTTCTATTAGCTTAAGGGCATGGGACAAAAGCTGGGCGGTAAAAGCAAAAAGCTTGTATAACTTAACTTTACAGCGTAAATTTGACGACTTTATGAAAGCAAACTACCGTGAAAAGTATATGCACTGGAAAGAAGAACTTGCAGTTAAAAGAGCGAGCAGAGCACTAGAGAAGAATTTACCAAAATAA